A genomic window from Triticum urartu cultivar G1812 chromosome 7, Tu2.1, whole genome shotgun sequence includes:
- the LOC125521806 gene encoding uncharacterized protein LOC125521806 isoform X1 gives MSSYFFFRQIFLWDQRFDHISRLGLYLVYAPLQVNGRFLMEEMTNFPNITSLTLHVVACGHSFGASSFHVLGMSSGVRELEIKLVDMPSEQEALASACQSGCICAEPSNWETKELVLHCLEEVVISGLRGTEHELAFVKRLFNWTTVLKRMTVNFRVSMTKSKAKELRQQLLSFSRPGICMEFLQHGKACSFD, from the exons CGTTTTGACCACATCAGCAGACTTGGTCTCTACCTTGTCTATGCACCG CTTCAAGTCAACGGCCGATTCTTGATGGAGGAGATGACAAACTTTCCTAACATTACCAGCTTGACACTACATGTAGTGGCATGTGGTCATTCCTTTGGAGCCAGCTCATTCCATGTTCTCGGTATGTCTAGTGGCGTAAGAGAGCTGGAGATTAAACTTGTCGACATGCCGAGTGAACAGGAG GCACTCGCTTCTGCGTGCCAATCAGGTTGCATTTGTGCCGAGCCATCAAACTGGGAAACCAAGGAACTCGTCCTCCATTGCCTCGAAGAAGTAGTAATCAGTGGCCTGAGAGGAACTGAACATGAACTCGCTTTTGTGAAAAGGTTATTCAACTGGACAACAGTGCTAAAGAGGATGACAGTAAATTTTCGTGTTTCAATGACTAAAAGCAAGGCCAAAGAGCTTCGCCAGCAGCTGTTAAGCTTCTCTAGGCCAGGAATATGTATGGAATTCCTGCAGCATGGAAAAGCTTGTTCATTTGACTAG
- the LOC125521806 gene encoding uncharacterized protein LOC125521806 isoform X2, translating into MSSYFFFRQIFLWDQLQVNGRFLMEEMTNFPNITSLTLHVVACGHSFGASSFHVLGMSSGVRELEIKLVDMPSEQEALASACQSGCICAEPSNWETKELVLHCLEEVVISGLRGTEHELAFVKRLFNWTTVLKRMTVNFRVSMTKSKAKELRQQLLSFSRPGICMEFLQHGKACSFD; encoded by the exons CTTCAAGTCAACGGCCGATTCTTGATGGAGGAGATGACAAACTTTCCTAACATTACCAGCTTGACACTACATGTAGTGGCATGTGGTCATTCCTTTGGAGCCAGCTCATTCCATGTTCTCGGTATGTCTAGTGGCGTAAGAGAGCTGGAGATTAAACTTGTCGACATGCCGAGTGAACAGGAG GCACTCGCTTCTGCGTGCCAATCAGGTTGCATTTGTGCCGAGCCATCAAACTGGGAAACCAAGGAACTCGTCCTCCATTGCCTCGAAGAAGTAGTAATCAGTGGCCTGAGAGGAACTGAACATGAACTCGCTTTTGTGAAAAGGTTATTCAACTGGACAACAGTGCTAAAGAGGATGACAGTAAATTTTCGTGTTTCAATGACTAAAAGCAAGGCCAAAGAGCTTCGCCAGCAGCTGTTAAGCTTCTCTAGGCCAGGAATATGTATGGAATTCCTGCAGCATGGAAAAGCTTGTTCATTTGACTAG